ttgctcctgatctagccttccccttgACTGCATTCTGGCCATGATACCATTAACAAGAGTCCATTAAATCGTGAGCTAATTAAATCGTGAGCTAAATCAGTCCATCTATTAACACACCTCACTGAGATTCCAGTACTTGATTTTTACTTTAAATCATGGGGTACTGTACACCAGGTCTCTCTTGATCTGTAGGTTAATTAAGAGAGTTCTGCTTCACCCTATGTTATCtgcatgataaaaacaatactcGTATCAGTGTACTCAGCTTAGCTATCCCGATAAACTCCTATACTTTTATGTGAAGACCTGATAATGAATGGAGCCAAAGAAGTTGTGTCGTTTATGTCGCAACTAACATTATTTATTCTTTAAGTATTTTCCTCAGTAAGTTAAGTGTTATACTGCCTACATTCGGTTTATGAAATTACCAAAGTTCGACCAGAAAATAAATCCATATCTCGGCTTATTCTTTTAAGAGTACTAAGAGTCCTAAAGTAAGTGATAACCGTAGCATGTTAAGCGCCGGGATTAACGTATCTTTAATCTTTAGCGAAGGAAGCAAACTCTCCGAAGCGACAGTGTGCAACAGAGGTAGGTCAAGGAAGGGTGTCTTTGCGCAGCCTCTTTGCAAATAAGTCGGGAAGGACGTAATGTTACTTTCCTTTCACGGACTTTATGGAAAAAAGGTCACGAGTAAGAAcagttttggtgttgttgttgttttctagttatttgattatcattttatcattattatcatttcaatgctCTTTGATATTAACGGGTCGAGCTGACGGTGTTGTGGTATGGGACAAGTGCAACTACATTAGCCTCGCCTAAATTATGACCAGGAACAAGGTCATGAGCAGAGAGACACTAATTTTCCTTTCCTCAGCCGGTCACAAGTTATGATGTCGCCTTTAGTCGACACGCCATTTGCAGCCCCGTGGGTGAAAAATACTCAATATTATGGCTACTGTGCCGATGTATCACTAAGTAGCACCTATCCAAATTCTTAAAAAACTAATGGACGATAGTATACGTGTCACAATGGGGTGTGGGAGACCCGAGAGAAGTGGAAACAAATGAGATTCCGCAAACCGTAAAGGTCTGAAGGGAACAGAGGTATGTAAGGCGCCAAGATGTGATTCCTACGTATGCCTGATTCCTTCTTGGAAGCGATGGTGAAAAAAGGgaccaacacgcacacgcacaagcgcactcactcccaaggtctatataagtacttatatagaccttgctcactCTCACCAACAACCACAATCACGTCTACATCCACACTTAGTCCTACACCCACGGCGTTGCATTACCCGTACCTTTACTCAAACGCAGACACAATATCAACAGTAGcgagcacacacgcgcacgcacacaaacacaaacacaaacacaaacacaaacacacacacacacacacacacacacacacacacacacacacacacacacacacacacacacacacacacacacacacacacacacacacacacacacacaaacaaacaaacaaacaaacaaacacacacacaaacaaacacaaacaaacacagtagcAATGTTAAACGATGGTAAACTATTAAAACAAATATGCCAGACATTAACGGTCACATAGCACTAGGGCAACTTATTTTGGCGAAAAGAGTAAGACGAGTTAATGATTAGGACAAAATGttttagatgtcaaaggttgtagagcagAATAGAAGGCTGGTAGCGAAATGGTTAAAGCGGGGGAGCAAATGGAGTAAGGCGAGGGAGTAAATGGGAGTAAAAGAAATtgagtaaagggagggaagaaggaaaggggctCCAGGTGATTAGGGCAAGTGGATATTATCTTTCctccgaggaagagagaggaacactAGAAAAGAGCCATTATGAAGCAATCAGCAGGCCATAGGGGTAGAAATGGACGtcggagaagtaggagaagaatctggGAATGAGACATAGGAGGATGaacgtgaggaagaggaggatccgGAAAAGGACTTCATTGGAACAGAAGGGGGTCACGGGAACATGCAGGTGGGAGGGGGCGGTAAGgataatgggggaaggggggaggggagctttGGAGCTCgcgagaaggggagaatgggacgtgctctccccccccccctctctctctccctctctctctctccctctccctctccctctccctctccctctccctctccctctccctctccctctccctctccctctccctctccctctccctctccctctccctctccctctccctccctccctccctatgcgGATGTGGTAAGGAGTCAACATTTTTAAAAAGCTTATTGACAAGctggaaagagttcaaaaagCAGCCACAAGATGGGCATCAACTCCCAAGATTTACGAACCACGAACTTAGTGTTGTGCCCAGTAGTATCAAGCTCATGttaattagcattgttatttcTGGGCTTGACAATAGTGCTTAATACTTtggctgaaaaaaggaaaaagaggccaCATGATTCTCTTGTATAACTAAGTTGTAAGAAGATTGAAGAAAGGGCACTACAAACttgaacacactcactcactcactcactcactcactctcacacacacacacacacacacacacacacacacacacacacacacacacacacacacacacacacacacacacacacacacacacacacacacatgcacaaacacacacaaacacacacacacacacacacacacacacacacacacacacacacacacacacacacacacacacacacacacacacacacacacacacacacacacatccacacatgtgcacacaataaatacacatgtacaagCACAATATGGAATAGATGAAAATcaactctgtctcttctctgtctctgtctctctctcacatgtacaataaatacacacatgcacacacacacaatatggaatatatgaaaatcaacaacaaaataaacctaAAGAAAATCAAACAAGACTACATATAATgatttatttgctttattatcCTGGCTTACATTTACATCATAGCTTTCACATTCTGTAAAATATTAATCACCTTGTGTCATACCATATGGTTTTTAAAGTATATACACTGCATAATTTAATATTTTCCACTTGCTAATTGCTGATTCAAGTGCACAAGTAATTAAGAGGAaagtaaaataatttaaaaagtaagAGTCAGtgtgttcataaaaaaaatataatgagctGAATTTACACAAGGACTTGCTAAACACAAGGACAAGACAcagatataaaaaattataaaacatattgcAATATGCTGTACTTtgaattattgatttattttgtttgtgattCAACAATCTGAAACTGCTAaatctacctacatacatactttccatgtttgtgtttgtattcacgCACAAGAGTGTGAGGTTGACAGTTATCTCATTACTCTTCACCTGACCAATTTTAGTCTTTCTTGATAgtttttctcttcatttgctTTTTCTGCGTACCATTATTTCTTTACTCACCTACACTGAGGATGGCTTTTAAGTATGTGTATAATATTAACCAGACTTGACAAATATGAATGCTCAATTGCCTGAGAACAAGTGTGATAGAATAGCAGGTGACAGCTTTTGTGACTCACTCATCTTCCAAAGCAATTCAGTCTTCAAAAGATCCTTAATGGAACACATCTCAAAAAGAATGTGCAAATAAAGCAAGCTCACTTACAGCAATATCAAACGAGCATTTTTTAATAAGGAATTTTGTGACTGAAATGTTGACAAACATCTCGTATGTGGATCTTATTTTTATCACCTCAGTCATTGCTGAAAGTATGTACATGCttagatatatcatatcatatgtggTTACTAAACTTATTATGACCTGCATTCATTGAAATACAATGCCACCTAAAATGCATGTTATTTGAACGGAATGCAAAACACACTAAAAATGGTTATTGATACATGCCTCATTATACATCATGGCATGTAGTTCAGTGATGATTTAAAGAAATAATTAATTCATGAGCCTACCATGATGCAGGCATAGGGAATTTTCTATACTGCCAAGTCCTGATTAACAATTAAATGGATTTTTACAGAAAGAATTTCAGAGGCAAATGTCCTTAGAAACACTTCATTTGAATATCAGATTCTCTTGTCAGATTTGTCTAATAGCAAAACATTTGTGAATAAATAACTTAAACAATCCTTCAATGAACATGTCTTTGGTAACACATACATATTCTGGAATGAATGGGAAGTAACTTTATTAACAAGCCTAAACTACAGGAATTGAGATAATGTTAGATTCTCAAGTGACTTTGTTCATATAATACTGTTGATTAGAGATAACCATAAATCAGGTCTACCTCAGTCAACTAGATCACACAGACTTCTATTAAATTACAACTCTCTACAGAAAGTTAAATATTGCCTTTATGACTCTGATACCATCTGTGGGTCAGAGTTCTTCCTCTTGTAAGTCATAATGTGGACGGTTCCATAGTACAATTTTAAGGCCTGTCCAAATACATGCCATTAGAATATCTTAGAGCCTAAGTCCCAACTTCTTACAGTTTATAATAATACTTAAATAGAGTTAAATCATAGGTCAAAACTAGTAATATTATCAAAGAAAGAGGTTACAAtcctataacaacaataaagcttACAACCAAAATTGAAAATGGTACATGACTTTACTGTTAATGAAAACTGTAGACATATAACAGGAAGCATGCACACAGTATCAGAAAAATCAGATCATTATGAAAGGACACTGAAAAAAGAATCATAGAAAAATCCTAAATTACAAATCATCATATAATTCCTGTTAGTACCATTTTATTTGGCGTACAAGCACTTTCtttgcaaagaagaaaaagagactttAGAAATACACTTGAAATTTTGCACACCAGGAAAATTTGTCTGAGAAGGGCTTTGAAAACATGggtacatattatacacacaaaaaaaaatatggaatattCTACTGGGAAATCACACTGATACAAATGACAAATAAATTCGCAgacattcacacagacatatTCAGAATCTCATGAAGATAAATACCTTTGCATTCATGAGACTCGCATTCCTTTGGAATCAAGATTTGAGAATTAAAACATTTATATCTACTCAATAACTTAACAAGCGATAAATCACAGATAATTAAACAACCATGTTTGAAATACATTGCTCTTCATTAGGCATGTTACTTCAgcattgaatattattatttcacaTACTTGATTTCTCACATCAATAATGGGAATGTTCAAGTTtacattctttacataaataaaaTCTAAATATTGAACCACAAAAGACTAATAAATAGCTGTTCCAATACCACACTTCAACATCCCTAAAGGTTCTTTAATGCagacaatattactaataatgacaaaagaaacttGAATACCACTTTACAAACATTACAAAATCAGACCTGACTTTCAATACTTTTCATGTACACAAAGAGATAttgtgtttcattttatttcttcacaTATATGAAACAAACTGACATGGCATCCAGTATGTAATCCAAAACATCTGAAatttcacataaaaaatataataatggtgatgatgataatgaaaatgaaattgaaaataatgtattaaaaataataataacaaagataataatgataatcataataaaaatagtaatgataataataataatcatcataataatgatgataataataataatgatgataataactataaaaaaatcataatcataataacaatgaaaaaataataataatgataaaaacaatatcagtaacaaaaacaataattacaataactaactaaaagcaaagcaaaaaaaaaaaaaaaacattcacatttCCCCCAATGTCTAAAAAATGCATCAAAACACAATTAATGCAATATGTAAACGACTATTATCTGTAACTATGTGACCTAAACCTTCCTCATTTTGCTTAACAATTTTCCTCCATCCAAAACTGTTATCTTCCTTTGCTTGCTCATCTCACTGGTATCAACTTCACCTTAGTTTATAATGTACAACCCAAGACACTCCTTTCTTAAAGCTTTTGTCCAATATATCTTTTCAACTGATAAAATATAATGGAAGGCTTACCACCTGCGACAGGGGTATGTCAGCTGCATATACATCAGCCAAAAGCAAGAGCATTTGTACCAAACTGTACATCTGCAATTTCTCTATAAATACTTGTTCATATTTATTCGGCCTGGAAATTGAGGTAAGTAACTGTAAAAGAAACTTGGTATTTATAAGTTGACAGTACAATTCAACGAGAAATGACATTATTTCACTATGATCTCTGATCTGTATCTGGAAAATAATGGTGCAAGAATATTGTACAAAGTTAAGGAATATAGTATGTAAATCATTATTGGATAGATTTGAAACTTCACATATTTGCCTATAAAATGCAGaaaattatttcatatttctgtAAATAATCTGTAACACATTATGaggtaattaaaaagaaaacacatctcattattatatctttttaggATAAATCATCATAACTGCCCTATCTTTTTCCAAAATCAAATTATCAAATAGACTCAAAGTCACCCTAATCAAATAATTTTACCAACTTATTTCCACGACCCAGTCCATTATAAAGTGTAAAAACCATTAAAAGGTTAGCAGACACTCAAAATACTTTAATTTAATCAAATCATCCTTCAGAAATAATTCAGTAACATCCTATACATACTAATTATGAAATCAATACCCATACGTTCATAATGTGATAGCCATAAAGTACTTTTTTTctcaataatgaaagaaaagttaGGAGTATTTACAGTTGAGCATATAAGGCATATAAGCAATTTCCTTAGGCCCAAATATTACTTAACCCAGTGATGTTGCACACACGCACTGGCCACTGTGGCTCTGTTTTATTAACTTAGTCTATACACTGATGACTtcacaagcacttactcactaaTGAGTCAAGAAATAACCCTAACTGATGTGCCGTCTGATAACTTTCGAATTTTCaggaaatatcataattattatcattatcattattacgattataaccctattattgctaataatagtcATTAATATGAAGACTTTCCTTCCTGAATATCCATGGAGTGGAGGAAAGACATGAGATCAGGTAAACCCAGTAACTGACTCCATGACGACGACATGCTTCTGGAGCCATCTACGtgccaacaaaataaaacaaaactgcaATGCATAGTACATGAACGTGGCATCAATGAGTCAAACCTCTCTTAAGTGTGAATGTGACAGCTGTTTGTGAAGTAACTCTACTCTGGGTTACATCATTCATCAATGGCACTTTGATTTCATGTGAAATAAGACATCAATATTATATACAGATCATatctaaatagaataaaaagttctatctataaaattattataaaaagtaaagattctgtgtaacactgtactgaatatatatttcttatattgatTTCTACATTTCATGACAAATACATAACCTTTGGAAAAAATGGAGACAATAAATCACAGTTGCAACAGTACGTAACACTGCCAACCTTTTAAGGGGATAGAATATGACAACTTTATAGCACCTTATGGCTAATTATCAAAACTTATTCTAtttaaataaaaaccaaaaaaacaaatggAATAGTGTACTTTCAAAAAGTTACTTGTAAATATAATTTAACTTGCATGAGTTTTCCACTTcggtaataaaaatatacaaatgagaTAATGAACGTTTATCTACAGAATTCATCATCTGAATgaaataaatttcattatttcattacttgATCTTTTATCAACAATAACCATTTATACAATACATCATCACTAGCCCTTTAGGCCAAAGAACTAAACACTGATCAAATAATATGGCctgaagacaagaaaaaggaaagaaaatgaaaaggaaaacatagTCCATAAGATAATGCAGCAAGAAGCTActcatctaaaatatatatatataaatatggagttCTTAGGTGTTTGTCttcttttcatttgtctttttatcaTACTGCGCATAAGTGGGTCTTCCGCCTGCCAATTCCAAGAGGTAACGGTCAGGGTTGTCCACCCAGTCTACGGTGTTAAGATTAACCTTCCTCCTGTTTTCCGAGTCCCTCACCTCCCGTTTCTTCTGCTCGACCTGTGCCTCTCtgaaagaaagaattaataaCTTACACAGGAAGGAATGTAATTGGCATATCATTTATTCTTACTTATGCCTTTACTGTATCACAATAACCTCTGTTCAAGCCATGAAAAaattacaagtaataataataacaacaataataataataataacaataacaataaccatcaccatcatctaagAACTATACTTTGaaatttgataaaaaataaaaatgctgaGGCATAATAGAAacgcaatctcacacacacaaatacacattcactcaGTCTATCTTTCACTAGCTGCCAGGAAAGATCCAAGTTCACACTCTCATGACTCGTTTGGGAACAAAAAGGGCAAAGAACGCAATCAGGTTAAATGCTTACTTAGCTTCAGTAGTTCCACAACCCCATGCTTCTATGGAAAACAACTTGTAGGGTATTCTGCGATAGGTGACTAAACTGAGGTTCAAGTCCACAGTCAACGCACGGTTTGTACTGTCAGTTCCTATGTGGATGCCCGTCGGAAACCCCCTTGACGTTACATTGAAGTACATCATCTTTGGTCCAcctaatcaaaagaaaagaatgcTTAAGAGCTATAATTCTTGTTTGTGAATATCCATGTGGGCATAATATATCAGAAAATAAGTACacgcttaaaaaaaaatgaagtagtgCTTACTTTCAATAACTCTGTATTCAGGAGTTAGATGCATGCAAAGACAATGGTCAGAACCCCAAAAGTGCTTTGAATCTCTCCAGGCTTCGTCACTAGCGAGGCAGAACATATTTCCTCCTTCTGCGGTTATGAGCATCAGAGTAGGCCCATGGTAGCCAAACACATGGTGCTGGAATCTATGTgaagaaattaatatataaaatgcCTCTTATTATCAAAAATACAGTATCTACTTATCCAAATCAATAAAAATGTTTATCAAAATGCATTTCAGAAGTGAACAcagaattttgttttctttctgttctatttatctccatcaataaaaaaaaaaaaaagcctctcaGACAACATTGCTGTAGTGTGATCATCTGACGAGAGAACAAAATGCACTATTTAAAACTGAAATTGAAATTAACATGAAAAGGCACACAGATATATTTTAGTCTAACTGACATTTCTGCCCAGAAAAAatggtatataatatattacctGTTAATACTGAGGCCATGGTTGTCGCTGTTATATAGAGGAACCCAATGTGTAGGACTTACAGCAGAAATCTGTAAGACAGACagaattattttattactataatgataacaaaatcagaaTGAAATAAGAAGTCAAAAATGGGCAACATGATCTACAGAATGTTGTCACTTAATACAAAGGAATCCAGTGTGAAGAACTTACTGCAGAAATCTGTAAGAGAAAATtagcaatcattattataatactaacagTATCAGTGAAATAAGATGTCAAAAAACTACATAAAAGTGTCACTGTTATACAGAGGTGTAACTGTTATACAGATGTGTCATTGTTATACAGAGGTGTAACTGTTATACAGATGTGTCACTGTTATACAGAGGTGTCACTGTTATACAGAGAAATCCAATGTGTTGGAGACTTACTGCAGAAATCTGTAAGACAAAAATTATTTTCTGTTACTACGATGCTATCAGTATCAGAGTAAACTAAGATCTAAAAAAATGGGCAACATgagctatatataatatactctaAAGAGAAAATTACATATTGTAAATCTTGAAGTAGGAAGGGAATAAGTATAAGTGAAACAAGTAGAAAGCTACAGGAAACCTTAACATCCAAAGgagaataaaattaaaaatagtgACAAACTCACGTGCCAGCACACTTatgaacaatactgatgatgtgaatgaggatatatatgaataaacctCAATCTTTATGATCAAGCTACAAAAAATAAAGTTATAGAAGTGACTCTTTGACTAAGTCACAACCAGCCCTGGGCAGATGTCTCACCATTCTATCAATAAAGATGTGTGGATCAAGTAAGAGAGAATTGGAAGCCGGGAGACTCTTCTGTTGTTTGCTGTAGAGGGTTGGCAGGGTGCAGGTCAGCAGCCAGATTAGCGCAGGGTGTAATGTGATACAAGACGACTTGTTTGGGCAGTCTAGGATGGGTGTATCTGTGTCATCCTGCAGAAATAGAAGGTAATGTAAATGAAAAAGCCTCCTCTTAACATCAACTATTTTTGTCTCTTGACCATATATAATTTGAATTTATTCACTTTTTGCTTTCCTACTACGTCTCTTTTTAtcagttatcaacatcatttagCATCCCAGTCAGCAGAATTCTTGATCCTATTAGTAGATAAGCAAATCATAACAACAAGGAAGAACACAACATAAAAGAgccactgaaataataataacaataaagataatacaaaagcAATTCTAGGAGTCACACCTCATCTTCATTAGTGTTATCAGGAATGGTGCGGTGACCCACTGTCAACATGTGTGTGATGTACTTATGGACCCACATGACCAAGCGGGGGCAGTTGTGCGATACCCAGCCATGCAGGTACTTCTTGCTCACACTCTCCTTCCCATGCATCTGTTGGGAGAATTTAAAGTGGTCAGCTTGGAGGGCTATGTACATGAACTTTTTAGAAATGTAACCATTACAAAAATCAGGGCATACATCACTATGATACATCctgcccccccaaaaaatcttATGAATTCAAATAGATAATTTAACACTTACTGCTGCTTTAACAACTGCCATCAAAATATCATCTGGAAGGCAGCATGTTTGATGAGCGACTTTGCTTATATGGTAGGCAGCAAAGACTAGTTCATATAGATTTCCTTGACTGATCTTTTCCTCATCTCCAGCAAACACCTGCAAATGAGAGGAAATTTACTCTACTTCAATCCTATGGAGCACTGCCAGTAAGCTCAGGAATCCAGATCACCATCTGTCAGTTATTATACATTATAGTCTTAATCACATTTACAATACATATAtccaaagaggaaaggaaaacaaaacaaaaaaatccttcaGAACTCATACATGTATCATGAAACATATCAATAACAAATAGCATtacctatttatttctttatcatcctcttctttaTAATATACActtgaaaagaaaaagtagaagaatctAATTCAAAGTCTATTCTAAtgatacaaaacaaaaattcatCTCCCCAGACCTGAATGTAGAACTCCAGTTGTTCACTATCTGACAGGAGTCCCAGGATATAGTGTGATGATGCTATGAATGCAGACCTAGACAACAAATCCCCAAAGTTTGCCTTCTCTTGGACTTCATTACTTGAGTTCTCCTCCTGCCAGTGTCTGACCAGGTGCTGGAACAGCCTGTGACCAAGTGGTTTGTTGGCCTTACAAATATATTTCTGTAAAGGAGTCTACTGTTAGTGAAAGGTTAAAGAGATTTCATCATTTCCAATGGTTTTAATTAACATATTGCATGAGTGTACAGTGCTGTTTGAAGTATGGAATAAATTCTTTATCATAAAACTGAATTTCTTTTGAAACTAACAATaatggagagaagaaaatcaGTCAACTCTGAGCTTTATATATAATCCTACAAAATGTATTTCTAAAGTGCAACAAACAATAGACAAAGACTTACAAGGAACACATTTTCAGTAATGCCATCTATATTATCTTCAGCCAGAGACTTTTGCACAAGAATCTGAAACAAGAAAAGGGTAGATCATTACTTTAAACAGTAATTTCTAACAGTACATACTTATGAAAGGGGAAACAAGTTataaaaggggaaacagaaaggTCTGAAATATCATGTTTTATCACAGATTAACATTCTGATTAACAAAATTTGAAGATTTATTTAATATCAGTTTACCATCTAATGAAACATTATTTGGGatcagaaataataatcaaaGCATATTCATACTTTTGACTTCAGTTTCCAAAGACTGAGCCTCTTTTAAATCAGACTTCACTGCACTCTCAATCTGTCACAGTTTGAAGCAAAGGATGTTGCTGATTCTATACTATTGAATATTACATCAATAAATGCCTTCTCAATGAATTTACTAACTTTCATAACTTGCAGTCACAAAAATTAAGCCCTCTGTCAGGAATGGGAATCTCCCCTCATGAAAAGCTGGCATTATATTCAAAACCCAACTAATACACAAACTCTGCTTAACCCCTAATGGTCTATGTGCATTGATCAAAGTTTCAAAATGTTTACGCAGATCCAATCCTGTGATAGCTGTCAAAAACTGGCAGGATATTTCCCAACCTCTTTTTTTATGTGACTGGGTCATGCCTCACCCACCGTCCTATAAGTAGTTTCCTTTCCTCTGACCTTATACTCTCCCTCTTGGGTTTAGAAGTGTAAGGCTAATTGTCTACCTTTATTTTGGTATTAGTAAGATGTAATGACATACATAATATGACATCATAGAAATGAGCCAGTGACAGATAAATATTCTATCACTATTTTAGTAAAAAATCACAGATGCCGAGGGACACCCCTTCATATTATGAGTCTGTCCCAACTGCTGGAATGACTTATACGCCCTAATGCAATGCGGACAATCACCGTGGTACAGAGCAACACGCATTAATTTGCACTCATCCTCACCCGATGATGGGCGTACCACTTGTTAATGGGTTTAATAATCTCAGTTGGAAGAAATGTTTAAAGATTTCTGACCAAGGGGGTCAAGGGGTTACCAATGGTATAATCTAATACAACATTTTTGTGGGTAAAAATAACAGGTTATCCTAAAGTAAGTAAATTATAACCTTGCAAATAATTCGTACTAGATCTGCCATTGACAATCATGATTACATTTGCAATTCTATTCTTGCTACAGACTTGGACACGCACATAACAATTGCTATGACAATAGCTCAGAAACGAGAGTGATTATTTGTTCCTGGACACGTAAACCAATTCTAGAATATTCTTCCTTCTGTAATAAGCAAGCCCTTTATCTAGATACTATTTTTATCGCCCTATACAATAagtttaatgatgataagatacatGAGAATCAATTGTCAAATGAGAAAATTACCCGAGTCTCATTGTACCTGTGGTATCTATGATCagttaaataaaaacataatggtGGATCTTTGGAACAGTCATGTTGAAAGTAATGTCATccttatatgaataataaaatggaGAAACAATGTGACATATCATGTTATAAAACAATGTAGTCTACCTAACCTGGAGGATCTATGAAATATTTACGTTGAATATCTTAAGTTGTATAGGTTTCATTGTTTTCACGAgttttctaaaaaataaaaaaataaaataaataaataaataataataatacaaaaaataataataataataaccattaaccCTTAAGGAAAGTATTATAGCACAATAAACCAAATGTAATGTTTCttagtttttatatacatattttttaccaCATATCATATCATGTCACAAATACTGCTATTATGACAATTTGTGACAGTTGTAATTCAGACTTGTATTGCACTCATTGCCCTTTCATCTGAGCttgaaaaaaaatccaagtatTCAGtagtaatgtgatatatatatatatatatatatatatatatatatatatatatatatatatatatatatatatatatatatataatatatatatatacatatatatatacatatatatacatatatatata
This genomic stretch from Penaeus vannamei isolate JL-2024 chromosome 28, ASM4276789v1, whole genome shotgun sequence harbors:
- the LOC113826417 gene encoding uncharacterized protein, whose amino-acid sequence is MDRCKKILKPFRSPKADARMSPPTRKCPGYQYLYLAYTTTTLRNLMMGNSNTSEFQNAVEKTAKKTQQGGRRWAGNGGSAGEDPPDFLVKLAKILVQKSLAEDNIDGITENVFLKYICKANKPLGHRLFQHLVRHWQEENSSNEVQEKANFGDLLSRSAFIASSHYILGLLSDSEQLEFYIQVFAGDEEKISQGNLYELVFAAYHISKVAHQTCCLPDDILMAVVKAAMHGKESVSKKYLHGWVSHNCPRLVMWVHKYITHMLTVGHRTIPDNTNEDEDDTDTPILDCPNKSSCITLHPALIWLLTCTLPTLYSKQQKSLPASNSLLLDPHIFIDRMISAVSPTHWVPLYNSDNHGLSINRFQHHVFGYHGPTLMLITAEGGNMFCLASDEAWRDSKHFWGSDHCLCMHLTPEYRVIESGPKMMYFNVTSRGFPTGIHIGTDSTNRALTVDLNLSLVTYRRIPYKLFSIEAWGCGTTEAKEAQVEQKKREVRDSENRRKVNLNTVDWVDNPDRYLLELAGGRPTYAQYDKKTNEKKTNT